GAGTACCATTTTgatctaatttaataaaagattatGATTATAGGGGCTTATAAGAATTTTTGCGGaaggaatattttaaaaattatctgcaATTCGTTACTTGagcattaattatttgaatttatttatcatttataatcaatgaattgattacacattattatgaaCCTATAAGgcaaaattacataacaatattttaagatttacttCAACAGTCCTTGGTACCCATCCAGTTCGGTTCCCGTATGGAGGGATTTTAACAGCGTACACTTCAAAGGTATTGGTTTTCTCAGTAAGTGTTTCGTTGGTTTCGTCATCTTCTTCCAAGTCCTGAAGGAATTGTGTAGGTGCTGGTAATACGCTGAggaatcataaataaattaatatatattactagaaTGCAGATTtgcatacctacattaaaaaccaaccaaatataaacacaaaaattagccaaaaaagacatttattttctgaatatttacctaatttagatgataaatttaaaattatgaaacccTACTAAAAATACTTTGCTTTCAAATATCTATGTTTTGTAGGTATTGTTGGTTATTCAATAAGGAAAAAATAGGAATCAAttaatacctatctaaaatGTAACCTAAAAGGAATTTACTTAAGTACAGAAATCATATTTTGAGTTTTGTTGGTAGTTTTAACCTGTTTTAatctattagaaaaaaataaaatcccaaatattacatattatacctatgaatatacctattcatttatttcgatattaattgaaacaaaaatttgtttttctatattacaatattgattattttaaaaatgtctaaaaaaagaaaaaaaaacacccaaACATACACTAAAggatgaaatatgcaaaatatacaccataaaagttgcataatttaaattgttatatcatGAAACAAATTCTGTGCACACTTAGCAATCAACCAGAATTAATACGCAAATACATACAAATCCACACTCTACATATTAGAGTAGACgtcgcttataagactcacatTGTGACcagcacaataataattgtgataaatttgaaatgtagtaaaatttgttattggtacataatatatagtttatacggCATGATTAGAAACCGGTAATAAGCAATAACCAACacaaaagtttattttctacgATTTTTATAACCGCATTTGGGTCTTATAGGtaactgaatttttttaaagtacttgGATTCGTCCAGACCGTTGCGGACAATATTGAATCTAATAAGCGACTGAACATGATAAAATCCGTGAGTCTTATAAGTGGCGTCTACtgtatgtacaattaataaacgACAACAGGTTTTTGAGCGACAGACATCAAATTTGCTTACCTAAAAAGTGACATTTTGGAGTGTTGGAGTGTGTAGATATCGCAGTGGCTATTTTCACGTCCGAGGAAATCCTTGCTAGAAGGCGAAGCGAAACTACAAGAAAATGACCatgagtaaattaattaatttcatagaCATATATCTATGATTAATTTAGTCATGATACTCATCAACTAATCTAGTGGATTGTTCAGtggattgataataatttaggaacgatttttttgttattatatgctGGAACATGACGGTTAGTACTTATAACCACAATAAaccacaattattatcatttgtagTTTACTGATTGGCGcgaacagtttttaatttttatcaaatacatccTGTCGGTCCAGTCACGATCACGATTGAAGATGTGTCCACTATTTAAGATTATAACTTTCTTActcatattttgaatatttaatagtatataatttcaatattaaaaattcaaaatatgagtaatatcatagaaaaaaaatataatgtaaataatataatagatgtgATAATGTGATATACATCTcgatgttttattaataatattatatttcgttctttattatcaaaattcaaagcTCATAATATGgtgattcaaaattcaaaatttatatggTGATTTTATAACAAATCATCTATGGATAAATGAAATACAGCTATATACTGGAcaaaagaaaatacattttattgatatgcaAAGTACATTACCATACTCGTTACCATTATATtagtgtgttattattattcgtgtttTACTTAGTTCTACTTTTTACttacttgatattatttatttagttttgttgtataaattacatgtttattttaattttaaatatatgatgcctaaagagaaaaaaaaatctatggaTAAATATGCGAGAAGTCGCGTTGCGCGTAGTATCAACGTAGAACAATTTATTGATGGTATCAATATAGAATAGACACTCGATCCAGCGGCTGACCAATCTGCTATCTGTCATCTGATGAACTTATGAACATACTGATAGTGGCtagtaatcaaatattattattaacatttaccaATTTCACTCTTTATATTTTAGCATCgcgttattaatttattcctattatatgtataatgtttatataaataagtacatgAACTTTACACAAATCATTGTATCTGATTTCATTGGCATATTCAACTCtacatagttattttaaaaaatcttgataaaatgtttcaaatcaCAAGACGTAGTGcaaaattatttagtacaaATTTTGTAAGTAAAATAGACATAACTAATTTGTTCTTACCATTGAAGAACAAAttcataattatgttaatacttttaattttatagagtGCTTTGAGAAAATACGCAGATACCCCTAATGTATCAACTCTAAAAGgtggtgaaaatattttgtatttgtcattacaaaaaaaatttcctcAAGccaaagaaattaaaatcaaagaTATTTCAggtaattatataacttatgttATATCT
This is a stretch of genomic DNA from Acyrthosiphon pisum isolate AL4f chromosome A3, pea_aphid_22Mar2018_4r6ur, whole genome shotgun sequence. It encodes these proteins:
- the Bola3 gene encoding bolA-like protein 3, which encodes MFQITRRSAKLFSTNFSALRKYADTPNVSTLKGGENILYLSLQKKFPQAKEIKIKDISGGCGAIFEVFISTTEFKGMSMVKQHQLITEVLKDEIKSMHGIRIHTEIPVENKK